In Acidimicrobiales bacterium, one genomic interval encodes:
- a CDS encoding ABC transporter permease, with the protein MSGKPIAEAASATTADQAAVRRAISSTPRPPKASAVSAALTFAWRGMLKVKHVPEQLLDVTVTPVMFVVMFTYIFGGAVSGSTGEYRDYLLPGILVMSVLFTTVYSGVALNTDLTKGVVDRFRSLPIWRPAPLLGSMIGDTVRYVLAGTVIILVGVALGFRPDAGAGGAVAALLLVVVFAFGLSWVFTTLGLVLRSPSAVLNAGFMGVFPLTFLSNVFVEPETLPGPLEAFVNVNPISILADASRGLMAGDADAGDITIVLVVAAGLTAVFAPLTTRLYRKN; encoded by the coding sequence ATGAGCGGCAAGCCGATTGCAGAGGCGGCGTCGGCCACGACGGCTGACCAGGCGGCGGTCCGCCGCGCCATCTCCTCGACACCACGCCCGCCGAAGGCGAGCGCCGTGTCGGCAGCGCTCACGTTCGCGTGGCGCGGAATGCTGAAGGTGAAGCACGTCCCGGAGCAGCTCCTCGACGTCACCGTCACACCCGTGATGTTCGTGGTGATGTTCACCTACATCTTCGGCGGGGCCGTCTCGGGCTCGACGGGCGAGTACCGCGACTACCTGCTCCCCGGCATCCTCGTCATGTCGGTGCTCTTCACCACCGTGTACTCCGGCGTGGCGCTCAACACCGACCTCACCAAGGGCGTCGTGGACCGGTTCCGCTCGCTTCCGATCTGGCGTCCGGCGCCGCTGCTCGGCTCGATGATCGGCGACACGGTCCGCTACGTGCTGGCCGGCACCGTGATCATCCTCGTCGGCGTCGCCCTCGGCTTCCGGCCCGACGCGGGGGCGGGAGGGGCGGTCGCTGCGTTGCTGCTCGTGGTCGTCTTCGCCTTCGGCCTGTCGTGGGTGTTCACCACCCTCGGGCTCGTCCTCCGTTCGCCGAGCGCGGTGCTCAACGCCGGGTTCATGGGCGTCTTCCCGCTGACGTTCCTCTCCAACGTGTTCGTGGAGCCCGAGACGCTCCCCGGTCCGCTCGAAGCCTTCGTCAACGTCAACCCGATCTCCATCCTGGCCGACGCCTCGCGAGGCCTCATGGCCGGGGACGCCGACGCCGGCGACATCACCATCGTGCTGGTCGTGGCGGCCGGGCTGACGGCCGTGTTCGCACCCCTGACGACGCGCCTGTACCGCAAGAACTGA
- a CDS encoding antitoxin MazE5 — MARERISTTVDGDLLAEARAVRAGLNDAALLDAALAALVSKSRAAEIDAAYAAYDDHPMDEPDEWGDLASFREAAAAS; from the coding sequence ATGGCACGGGAGCGCATCAGTACGACCGTCGACGGCGACCTCCTCGCCGAAGCGCGAGCGGTTCGGGCCGGGCTCAACGATGCGGCGCTGCTCGACGCCGCCCTTGCGGCGCTGGTCAGCAAGAGCCGGGCGGCCGAGATCGACGCTGCGTATGCCGCGTACGACGACCATCCGATGGATGAGCCCGACGAGTGGGGCGACCTCGCGTCGTTCCGAGAAGCTGCGGCGGCGTCGTGA
- a CDS encoding ATP-binding protein, with the protein MTAPSGRNPFRPGVGTRPAYLAGREGPTRRFAATLRAAPEQPGNMRLTGLRGVGKTVLLGEFAKVAERELWTAASLELNPRHNTDDSMVQALVSLTERTRAALSRVKRLKSAMGRAARTAGTLGVTYNDIRLSFDQTMDPGSEDLAAHLFDAVEVAVEQGYVGLILLLDEAQVIRDERARSGEHPLSLLISAISALQREEIPLGLVVCGLPTLTGNLLHARSYTERMFRGEEIGRLESVEATAAFTEPLRDTGISADPELVRQVVEEVEGYPYFIQLWGAELWDAAVAADVDKLDLRLLEATTPDIYRRLDIDFYEPRVSTLTPAEQDVLLASALCPYPPLMTVDMNSNVNKRPGNINVLLGRLVEAGVLYRTRKGQYEYTAPKFREYLTRRLQTA; encoded by the coding sequence ATGACTGCTCCTTCGGGCCGCAACCCGTTCCGGCCGGGGGTCGGCACGCGGCCTGCGTACCTGGCAGGACGTGAAGGCCCCACTCGTCGCTTCGCTGCAACCCTCCGAGCTGCTCCCGAGCAGCCGGGGAACATGCGGCTCACAGGCCTGCGTGGCGTTGGCAAGACGGTGCTGCTCGGGGAGTTCGCCAAGGTCGCCGAGCGAGAGCTGTGGACCGCTGCGAGTCTCGAGTTGAATCCCCGCCACAACACGGACGACTCGATGGTGCAGGCGCTTGTGTCCCTCACCGAAAGGACTCGAGCGGCACTTTCGCGGGTCAAACGATTGAAGTCAGCGATGGGCCGGGCCGCCCGAACAGCAGGGACCTTAGGGGTCACCTACAACGACATCAGACTTTCCTTCGACCAAACGATGGATCCAGGCTCTGAAGACCTAGCGGCCCACCTGTTTGACGCGGTCGAAGTTGCAGTCGAGCAGGGCTATGTCGGCCTCATACTTCTGCTCGATGAAGCGCAGGTAATCCGAGACGAGCGGGCTCGCTCTGGCGAGCACCCACTCTCGCTTCTCATCTCGGCCATTTCCGCGCTTCAAAGAGAGGAGATCCCGCTGGGGCTGGTGGTGTGTGGTCTGCCTACCTTGACTGGCAACCTCCTTCACGCGCGCTCGTACACCGAGCGAATGTTTCGCGGGGAGGAGATCGGGCGGTTGGAGTCAGTAGAGGCCACCGCCGCCTTTACCGAACCCTTACGTGACACCGGCATCAGCGCCGACCCTGAGTTGGTCCGGCAAGTGGTGGAGGAGGTCGAGGGTTACCCCTACTTCATTCAGCTCTGGGGGGCTGAGCTGTGGGACGCCGCCGTCGCAGCTGACGTGGATAAGTTGGATCTCCGTTTGTTGGAGGCCACGACGCCAGATATCTACCGCCGGCTCGATATTGACTTCTATGAGCCACGGGTCTCCACGCTAACACCCGCCGAGCAGGATGTGTTGCTGGCAAGCGCGTTGTGTCCATACCCACCGCTTATGACGGTTGATATGAACTCGAACGTCAACAAGCGTCCGGGCAACATCAACGTTCTGCTCGGCCGTCTCGTTGAAGCTGGTGTATTATACCGGACACGGAAGGGCCAATATGAGTACACGGCCCCAAAGTTTCGGGAGTACCTGACACGACGCCTTCAGACGGCATGA
- a CDS encoding site-specific DNA-methyltransferase, translating to MFEPRRTSTSNFGVGKRESHDASGFYARFRPPELSTDDGIAEAPDLGDGCISGDIRERDDLPDGSVALVVTSPPYFAGKEYEEALGEGRVPGSYADFLDMLREVFAVCVRKLEPGGRIAVNVANLGRKPYRSLSADVIGLLQDDLGLLLRGEVIWQKGEGASGSCAWGSFRSAANPVLRDVTERVIIASKGRFDRAKSLQQRAAEHRPHVSSLTSDEFMSATLDVWRIEPESARRVNHPAPFPVQLPERLIHLYTFVGDIVLDPFLGSGSTLVAARRTGRIGVGYDVDAEYVAVARDRVRRVEVSPHVVPTTGASPLPEVPVPDDGSADSPESFQALATKEGKAAQAIAMRVLEDAGFRITHRNRKLRGTGVTMNLVAVDGDERPWYFDVTGAFTTTRAGLSRTDSVWKCLGRAHVVQNKVNLGAREKTNLVFLTSHLPLGGSEGDVALHAAGPNAFFDAIAMLSDAGRWRLGAYAAGRCTRPLPGFWTDRELARLD from the coding sequence TTGTTCGAGCCACGCCGAACCTCGACATCGAACTTCGGCGTCGGCAAGCGTGAGAGCCACGACGCGTCGGGGTTCTATGCCCGCTTCCGGCCTCCCGAGCTGTCAACCGACGACGGCATCGCCGAAGCACCTGATCTCGGCGACGGCTGCATCAGCGGCGACATCCGGGAGCGGGACGACCTGCCGGACGGGTCGGTCGCGCTCGTCGTGACATCACCTCCGTACTTTGCAGGCAAGGAATACGAGGAGGCCCTCGGCGAGGGGCGTGTCCCAGGCTCCTACGCCGACTTCCTCGACATGCTCCGCGAGGTGTTCGCCGTCTGTGTTCGCAAGCTCGAGCCGGGCGGCCGGATCGCCGTCAACGTCGCCAACCTCGGGCGCAAGCCGTATCGAAGCCTGTCGGCCGACGTCATCGGGTTGCTGCAGGACGACCTGGGCCTGCTGCTCCGAGGCGAGGTGATCTGGCAGAAGGGCGAGGGAGCGAGCGGCAGCTGCGCCTGGGGATCTTTCCGGAGCGCGGCGAACCCCGTGCTCCGAGACGTCACAGAGCGGGTGATCATCGCGAGCAAGGGCCGCTTCGACAGGGCGAAGAGCCTGCAGCAGCGCGCCGCCGAACACCGGCCCCACGTCAGCTCGTTGACGAGCGACGAGTTCATGTCAGCGACGCTCGACGTATGGCGCATCGAACCCGAGAGCGCCCGGCGGGTGAACCACCCGGCGCCGTTCCCGGTGCAGCTGCCCGAGCGGTTGATCCACCTCTACACCTTCGTCGGTGACATCGTGCTCGATCCGTTCCTCGGCTCCGGGAGCACGCTGGTCGCGGCTCGGCGCACTGGGCGAATCGGCGTCGGGTACGACGTCGATGCCGAGTACGTCGCGGTCGCCCGGGACCGGGTCCGCAGGGTGGAGGTGTCGCCTCACGTCGTTCCCACGACGGGCGCCAGCCCTCTCCCGGAGGTGCCGGTCCCTGATGACGGCTCCGCCGACTCGCCCGAGAGCTTCCAAGCTCTAGCGACGAAGGAGGGCAAGGCAGCGCAGGCGATCGCGATGCGCGTCCTCGAAGACGCCGGGTTCCGCATCACCCATCGGAACCGCAAGCTCCGTGGCACTGGCGTCACGATGAACCTCGTCGCCGTCGACGGCGACGAGCGTCCTTGGTACTTCGACGTGACGGGTGCCTTCACCACGACGCGGGCCGGACTCTCCAGGACTGACTCAGTGTGGAAGTGCCTGGGGCGTGCACACGTGGTGCAGAACAAGGTCAACCTCGGTGCACGAGAGAAGACGAACCTGGTCTTCTTGACCTCGCACCTTCCGCTCGGCGGGAGCGAAGGCGACGTGGCGCTGCACGCGGCGGGCCCCAACGCGTTCTTCGATGCCATCGCCATGCTCTCTGATGCGGGCAGGTGGCGGCTCGGTGCCTACGCCGCGGGCCGGTGCACGCGTCCGCTGCCGGGGTTCTGGACGGACCGAGAGCTCGCACGTCTGGACTGA
- a CDS encoding glycerol-3-phosphate acyltransferase: MPTARATPPRGAAGLLAAAASGYLLGTAPAADAAARLASKGAADLRTAGTGNPGGANALVVLGKGWGYGVMAVDIAKGAAACVVGRRLGGEAGAHVAGTAAVVGHCFPVWNGFRGGKGVAASVGQCVATFPVYVPFDVGLAWLTATPQWSRKVGTRTLIATGVASGAWVAAATLWWRRGWPNGWAPRATAGLPLAAAASSAVILSRFAAAVRRARAAEAAA; encoded by the coding sequence ATGCCGACGGCCCGCGCCACGCCTCCCCGGGGGGCCGCCGGGCTCCTGGCGGCGGCCGCGTCCGGGTACCTGCTGGGCACCGCCCCGGCGGCCGACGCCGCCGCCCGGCTGGCGTCGAAGGGCGCCGCCGACCTGCGCACGGCGGGCACCGGCAACCCGGGCGGCGCCAACGCCCTGGTCGTCCTCGGGAAGGGGTGGGGCTACGGCGTGATGGCCGTCGACATCGCCAAGGGCGCCGCCGCGTGCGTCGTCGGCCGCCGGCTGGGGGGCGAGGCGGGCGCCCACGTGGCGGGGACGGCGGCCGTGGTCGGCCACTGCTTCCCCGTCTGGAACGGGTTCCGGGGTGGCAAGGGCGTGGCCGCCAGCGTGGGCCAGTGCGTCGCCACCTTCCCCGTCTACGTCCCCTTCGACGTGGGACTGGCGTGGCTGACGGCCACGCCCCAGTGGTCGCGCAAGGTGGGCACCCGCACGCTGATCGCCACCGGTGTCGCCTCCGGCGCCTGGGTGGCGGCTGCCACCCTGTGGTGGCGGCGGGGGTGGCCCAACGGGTGGGCGCCCCGGGCCACCGCCGGCCTCCCGCTGGCCGCCGCCGCCTCCAGCGCCGTCATCCTGTCCCGGTTCGCCGCCGCCGTGCGCCGGGCCCGCGCCGCCGAGGCGGCGGCATGA
- a CDS encoding type II toxin-antitoxin system PemK/MazF family toxin — MTDVPRRGEVWWCELPDVGRRPVVVLSRNAAIPRVGRALIGPCTTTVRGLPSEVVLEPADDPVPRRSAVNLDSVESASIAVLVQRLGRLSDRRMDQVCEALALAVDCQS, encoded by the coding sequence GTGACCGACGTTCCTCGGCGGGGAGAGGTCTGGTGGTGCGAGCTCCCCGACGTGGGGCGCCGACCCGTCGTCGTGCTGTCGCGCAACGCCGCCATCCCCCGCGTCGGACGGGCGCTCATCGGTCCGTGCACCACCACCGTGCGAGGCTTGCCCAGCGAGGTGGTCCTGGAGCCGGCAGACGACCCGGTGCCGCGCCGGTCCGCGGTGAACCTCGACTCGGTCGAGAGCGCCTCGATTGCGGTGCTCGTCCAGCGGCTCGGCCGGCTGAGCGACCGGCGGATGGACCAGGTGTGCGAAGCGTTGGCCCTCGCGGTGGACTGTCAGTCCTGA
- a CDS encoding Ig-like domain-containing protein produces MTARHRLLVGAALAGLWLAFANVGGANEPPAELNVVCVDSQGNVYQAASAGDCGRRTTVYRLPQDRPFLMCSDNRSGALRWVAKSNGCTSRESLLTVPDSGPIYVCSRNKQAGAVLPTGLLRHVSDPGQCDPKAETPYVTPAAPVPAADTFHASEDELLEVPPRGVLANDFDLTGQPLTAHAVTPPSPLGTFLLRTDGSFRYDPRTLFDHLDDGAVAYVPFDYAADDGALRSAPARATIVVRGRNDVPVALPDAYDVPEDSVLTVPAGAGVLANDTDAETHPLSAVLVSGPAQGALTLNSDGSLRYDPGATFQSLAGGQSSAVTFTYLTRDGTSESSTATVTVTVKGVNDAPVVRSDQYTTDENTVLTVAAPGVLANDTDAENQALAAHLVSGPTAGTLSAPLAGDGSFAFDPRVAFDGLDTGQSATATFVYRAVDAQGGEAEGQVTVTVVGVGLPVAVNDEVTTDEDTAVAVDVLANDARRGGAITAVGPALGSVQGPDSRQLLTYDPRARDKAAADQDPFDHLQAGTTGTDGFTYTVTNAEGSVQGNVVVRVAGRNDAPVAVADAGYSVPSGQRLTVPAPGVLGNDTDAEGDPLSAVLVSPPARGRLTLDPDGSFVYEPADDLPAGQAATVTFSYRASDGRAESGTATASVQIQGVNHPPAVPAQELTVREDRGAGHVIGQVAFSDPDPGQSHSFAIVAGDPTDLFDVDAAGTLLLNRPDLDFETTPAYALTLTVTDEAGASGSGALTVRVVDVNEQGASADDAYAAIGNTQLAAGGAAPTGTVAARTAAAKVLDNDSDPDGSGSLSVVVPAPNGPQPTSQGGSYVMQPDGRFVYDPPAGFVGTDTFTYTATDGTNTTPAATVRITVRNRVWYVDNRLAGAGTGTSRSPFSSLAPVAGASGGPDGPCTGTGPTLSCDWVHLASTTTPYQGPLVLEDGERLVGQGADLVVDGTLLIARAPTAPTIAFSTAAGGVELATGNDVRGVDVAGAGGPALHGDGFGTLTMAAGRLSSAGGPALSLANGSLAGAGAPAATAAVLDSTGSLTDGVHLDRVAGALSVPGATTVASPAAAGVRILANTAQVTLSSVAVSDATGAGLEVVDNRGAVAVNGGTIARTAGTGLEVRGGADNGSLVVRAGGERGQRPRRPRAVRGVLAGLRRRRGAGGRPGLEHHGRRRRGGQPGRLDRRVQRRPRPLHRGAARVCGHRQLVARGQRQRQRAAHDHRDPPRRPRRGPHARRSHLPEHLRLGRPVRRLARAHRDGRRAPAHRHGDARQRRRRRQPHRGRRPDRERRQVDHRPAPRQRQRRPRRGRARRRRRRPRAALRRRRRR; encoded by the coding sequence GTGACGGCACGACATCGGTTGCTGGTCGGTGCGGCGCTGGCCGGTCTGTGGCTCGCGTTCGCCAACGTGGGCGGCGCCAACGAGCCGCCGGCCGAGCTGAACGTCGTCTGCGTCGACTCGCAGGGCAACGTGTACCAGGCGGCGTCGGCGGGCGACTGCGGCCGCCGCACGACCGTCTATCGCCTGCCGCAGGACCGCCCGTTCCTCATGTGCTCGGACAACCGCTCCGGCGCCCTCCGCTGGGTGGCGAAGTCGAACGGGTGCACGAGCCGGGAGTCGCTGCTGACGGTGCCCGACAGCGGTCCGATCTACGTGTGCTCGCGCAACAAGCAGGCCGGCGCCGTGCTCCCGACGGGGCTCCTGCGCCACGTGAGCGACCCCGGGCAGTGCGACCCGAAGGCGGAGACGCCGTACGTCACGCCTGCGGCGCCCGTCCCCGCGGCGGACACGTTCCACGCCAGCGAGGACGAGCTGCTCGAGGTGCCGCCGAGGGGCGTGCTGGCCAACGACTTCGACCTCACGGGCCAGCCGCTGACCGCGCACGCCGTGACGCCCCCGAGCCCGCTCGGGACCTTCCTCCTCCGCACCGACGGCTCGTTCCGGTACGACCCGCGCACGCTGTTCGACCACCTCGACGACGGCGCCGTCGCCTACGTGCCCTTCGACTACGCGGCCGACGACGGGGCCCTGCGCTCGGCGCCGGCGCGGGCGACCATCGTGGTCCGGGGCCGCAACGACGTGCCCGTCGCCCTCCCGGACGCGTACGACGTGCCCGAGGACTCGGTCCTCACGGTCCCGGCGGGCGCCGGCGTGCTGGCCAACGACACCGACGCCGAGACGCACCCGCTGTCGGCCGTGCTCGTGTCCGGGCCGGCGCAGGGCGCCCTGACGCTCAACTCCGACGGCTCGCTCCGCTACGACCCCGGCGCCACGTTCCAGTCGCTGGCCGGTGGGCAGTCGTCGGCGGTGACGTTCACCTACCTCACCAGGGACGGCACCTCGGAATCCTCGACCGCCACCGTCACCGTCACCGTCAAGGGCGTGAACGACGCGCCCGTCGTGCGGAGCGACCAGTACACGACGGACGAGAACACCGTCCTCACCGTGGCGGCACCGGGCGTGCTGGCCAACGACACCGACGCCGAGAACCAGGCGCTCGCCGCCCATCTGGTGTCCGGCCCCACCGCCGGCACGCTGTCGGCGCCGCTGGCGGGCGACGGCTCGTTCGCCTTCGACCCGCGGGTCGCCTTCGACGGGCTCGACACGGGCCAGTCGGCGACGGCCACGTTCGTCTACCGGGCCGTGGACGCCCAGGGCGGTGAGGCCGAGGGCCAGGTGACGGTCACGGTCGTCGGCGTCGGGCTGCCGGTGGCGGTGAACGACGAGGTGACGACCGACGAGGACACGGCCGTCGCCGTCGACGTCCTGGCCAACGACGCCCGCCGGGGTGGTGCCATCACCGCCGTCGGGCCGGCGCTCGGATCGGTGCAGGGGCCGGACAGCCGCCAGCTGCTCACCTACGACCCGAGGGCGCGCGACAAGGCGGCCGCCGACCAGGACCCGTTCGACCACCTGCAGGCCGGGACGACGGGCACGGACGGGTTCACGTACACCGTCACCAACGCCGAGGGCTCCGTGCAGGGCAACGTGGTGGTCCGCGTCGCCGGCCGCAACGACGCCCCGGTGGCCGTGGCCGACGCCGGCTACTCCGTCCCGAGCGGCCAGCGGCTGACGGTGCCCGCGCCCGGCGTGCTGGGCAACGACACCGACGCCGAGGGCGACCCGCTGTCGGCCGTGCTGGTCTCGCCACCGGCCCGGGGCCGGCTCACGCTCGACCCGGACGGGTCGTTCGTGTACGAGCCGGCCGACGACCTGCCCGCCGGGCAGGCGGCCACCGTCACCTTCTCGTACCGCGCCAGCGACGGCCGCGCCGAGTCCGGTACGGCCACGGCGTCCGTCCAGATCCAGGGGGTCAACCACCCGCCGGCCGTCCCCGCCCAGGAGCTCACCGTCCGCGAGGACCGCGGCGCCGGGCACGTGATCGGCCAGGTCGCCTTCTCCGACCCGGACCCCGGCCAGTCGCACTCGTTCGCCATCGTGGCGGGCGACCCGACGGACCTCTTCGACGTCGACGCGGCCGGGACGCTCCTCCTGAACCGCCCCGACCTGGACTTCGAGACCACGCCGGCCTATGCCCTGACGCTCACCGTCACCGACGAGGCGGGCGCCTCGGGCTCCGGCGCGCTCACCGTCCGGGTCGTCGACGTGAACGAGCAGGGCGCGTCGGCCGACGACGCCTACGCGGCCATCGGGAACACCCAGCTGGCCGCGGGCGGCGCCGCCCCCACCGGAACGGTGGCGGCCCGCACGGCGGCGGCCAAGGTGCTCGACAACGACAGCGATCCCGACGGGTCTGGGTCGCTCTCGGTCGTGGTGCCGGCGCCGAACGGCCCGCAGCCCACGTCGCAGGGCGGCTCGTACGTGATGCAGCCCGACGGGCGGTTCGTGTACGACCCGCCGGCCGGCTTCGTGGGGACGGACACGTTCACGTACACGGCGACCGACGGCACGAACACCACGCCGGCCGCCACCGTCCGGATCACGGTGCGCAACCGGGTGTGGTACGTCGACAACCGCCTGGCGGGGGCGGGGACCGGCACCTCGCGGTCGCCCTTCTCCTCGCTGGCGCCGGTGGCGGGCGCCTCGGGCGGCCCCGACGGCCCGTGCACGGGGACGGGTCCCACGCTGTCGTGCGACTGGGTCCACCTCGCGTCGACCACCACGCCGTATCAGGGGCCGCTCGTCCTGGAGGACGGCGAGCGCCTCGTCGGCCAGGGCGCCGACCTGGTGGTGGACGGGACGCTGCTGATCGCCCGCGCCCCGACGGCGCCGACCATCGCCTTCTCCACCGCCGCCGGCGGCGTCGAGCTGGCCACCGGGAACGACGTCCGCGGCGTCGACGTGGCCGGCGCCGGCGGGCCCGCCCTCCACGGCGACGGGTTCGGCACCCTCACCATGGCCGCCGGCCGGCTGAGCAGCGCCGGGGGACCGGCCCTGAGCCTGGCGAACGGGAGCCTGGCCGGCGCCGGGGCCCCCGCCGCCACGGCCGCCGTCCTCGACTCGACGGGCTCGCTCACCGACGGGGTCCACCTCGACCGGGTGGCCGGGGCGCTCAGCGTGCCCGGCGCCACGACGGTGGCGTCGCCCGCCGCCGCCGGCGTCCGCATCCTCGCCAACACCGCGCAGGTGACGCTGTCGTCGGTGGCGGTGAGCGACGCCACCGGCGCCGGCCTGGAGGTCGTCGACAACCGCGGGGCCGTCGCCGTGAACGGCGGGACGATCGCGCGAACCGCCGGCACGGGGCTCGAGGTCCGAGGCGGCGCCGACAACGGGTCGCTGGTGGTGCGGGCGGGCGGTGAGCGAGGGCAGCGGCCGCGCCGTCCACGTGCGGTGCGAGGTGTCCTCGCCGGACTGCGGCGCCGGCGCGGTGCTGGTGGCCGGCCCGGTCTCGAGCACCACGGGCGGCGTCGCCGTGGTGGACAACCGGGACGGCTCGACCGTCGTGTTCAGCGGCGGCCTCGACCTCTCCACCGGGGCGCTGCCCGCGTTTGTGGCCACCGACAGCTCGTCGCTCGAGGTCAGCGGCAGCGCCAACGTGCTGCGCACGACCACCGGGATCCCCCTCGACGTCCACGACGTGGCCCTCACGCCCGCCGGTCTCACCTTCCGGAGCATCTCCGCCTCGGGCGCCCCGTACGGCGTCTCGCTCGTGCGCACCGGGACGGCCGGAGGGCTCCGGCTCACCGGCACGGGGACGCCCGACAGCGGCGGCGTCGTCGCCAACCCCACCGTGGCCGGCGTCCGGATCGAGAGCGGCGCCAGGTCGACCATCGCCCTGCTCCGCGTCAACGCCAGCGACGCCCACGGCGTGGTCGTGCTCGACGCCGACGACGTCGCCCTCGAGCGGCTCTCCGTCGACGACGCCGGCGCTGA